A portion of the Moraxella ovis genome contains these proteins:
- the tadA gene encoding tRNA adenosine(34) deaminase TadA, translating into MAYREIAPKMACDLPNFSSLTFWSPTDVAMMNHALALARLGAERGEIPVGAVVVHDGQILGEGFNCPIGTHDPTHHAEIVALRQACERVQNYRLPIGSTLYVTLEPCTMCFGSLIHARVSRVVFGAYEPKAGVVASQLTLIKESFYNHVINIQGGLLANESSKLLSQFFKQRRADKKKAKIENQLNGGH; encoded by the coding sequence ATGGCGTATCGTGAAATTGCTCCTAAAATGGCGTGTGATTTGCCAAATTTTAGCTCCTTAACATTTTGGTCGCCTACCGATGTCGCCATGATGAACCACGCCCTAGCTCTTGCCAGACTTGGGGCGGAGCGTGGCGAGATACCTGTGGGGGCGGTGGTGGTGCATGACGGACAGATTTTGGGCGAAGGCTTTAATTGCCCGATTGGCACGCACGACCCCACGCATCATGCCGAGATTGTCGCCTTGCGTCAGGCGTGTGAGCGGGTGCAAAATTACCGCTTGCCGATTGGTAGTACGCTGTATGTTACGTTAGAGCCGTGTACCATGTGTTTTGGTTCGCTCATTCATGCCCGTGTCAGCCGTGTGGTGTTTGGGGCGTATGAACCAAAGGCAGGGGTGGTGGCAAGCCAATTAACCCTCATCAAAGAGTCGTTTTATAATCATGTCATCAATATTCAAGGCGGACTGTTGGCAAATGAAAGCTCAAAGCTATTAAGCCAATTTTTTAAACAAAGACGAGCCGATAAGAAAAAGGCGAAAATTGAAAATCAGTTAAATGGCGGGCATTGA
- the ung gene encoding uracil-DNA glycosylase has product MHSQELTPDQLTALNKVQLPDDWKFALADILLSPVMDDLRVFLQNEYAQGKTIYPPKSQIFNALNTTPLSAVKVVILGQDPYHGAGQAMGLSFSVPKIIPKPPSLANILKELATDLGIPVSAHGDLTHWANQGVLLLNATLTVENGQAGSHQGKGWEEFTDTVIDVINRQTDRTVFILWGSYAKKKGRFIDTSRHLILTANHPSPLSANRGGFFGSRPFSQTNDYLIRHGKGAIDWALPQ; this is encoded by the coding sequence ATGCACAGCCAAGAACTCACCCCCGACCAATTAACCGCCTTAAACAAAGTACAATTACCCGATGATTGGAAATTTGCCTTAGCGGATATATTATTATCGCCTGTTATGGATGATTTGCGTGTTTTTTTGCAAAACGAATACGCCCAAGGCAAAACCATTTATCCGCCAAAATCACAAATTTTTAATGCCCTAAATACCACGCCCTTATCAGCGGTCAAAGTTGTGATACTTGGGCAAGATCCCTATCATGGGGCAGGGCAGGCTATGGGGCTGTCGTTTAGCGTGCCAAAAATCATCCCTAAACCGCCAAGCCTTGCCAATATTTTAAAGGAACTTGCCACCGATTTGGGCATTCCTGTCTCGGCTCATGGCGATTTGACCCATTGGGCAAATCAAGGCGTGCTACTGCTTAACGCCACATTAACGGTAGAAAATGGGCAAGCAGGCTCGCACCAAGGTAAAGGCTGGGAAGAATTTACGGACACGGTGATAGACGTTATTAACCGCCAAACCGACCGCACGGTTTTTATTCTGTGGGGCAGTTATGCCAAGAAAAAGGGGCGGTTTATTGATACCTCTCGCCATTTGATTTTAACCGCCAATCATCCATCCCCTTTATCGGCGAACCGTGGCGGATTTTTTGGCTCTCGTCCGTTTTCGCAGACCAATGATTATCTCATTAGACATGGCAAAGGGGCGATTGATTGGGCGTTGCCACAGTAA
- a CDS encoding RDD family protein encodes MKIFLARNKVQAGPYTLEEVNIMLSSGAVVLDDLMWHAGMNGWQKIGDVTGGQLSYQPNTTNLQSANQSANQSAQPSSQRGFGDNVDFKSEKDQRVSVAELYGRKPVEPSTMLPPKSTPAFSKVSSTTNANEVVYASIGSRFLALAINLVLFIIAFLPFLSAMVKLNPDQQKMTTGSFESRMTYAQTLAEQIPSQVAMMTLMMVGGFILIQLILIVVRGQSFGKLVMGIRAVSQSTKKIPPFTSLVGVRTLLLVVIYWIASAMPFNLALVLVGVNYFMASTNDKKQGWHDRIANTIVVKAHPSQLDKTKNNTRSGRL; translated from the coding sequence ATGAAAATTTTTTTAGCTAGAAATAAAGTTCAAGCAGGTCCATACACTCTCGAAGAGGTCAATATCATGCTTTCATCAGGAGCGGTGGTTCTTGATGATTTGATGTGGCATGCGGGAATGAATGGCTGGCAAAAAATTGGCGATGTTACTGGTGGTCAACTAAGTTACCAGCCAAACACCACCAATTTGCAGTCAGCCAATCAGTCAGCCAATCAGTCAGCCCAGCCATCAAGTCAGCGTGGCTTTGGCGATAATGTTGATTTTAAATCAGAAAAAGATCAGCGAGTTAGTGTTGCTGAGCTCTACGGTCGTAAGCCTGTCGAGCCATCGACCATGCTGCCACCTAAGTCTACACCAGCATTTTCTAAGGTGTCATCGACAACTAATGCCAATGAAGTGGTTTATGCTTCGATTGGCAGTCGATTCTTGGCATTGGCGATTAATCTTGTGCTATTCATCATTGCATTTTTGCCATTCTTATCAGCGATGGTTAAGCTAAACCCTGATCAGCAGAAGATGACCACCGGCAGCTTTGAATCACGCATGACATATGCCCAGACTCTCGCTGAGCAGATACCAAGCCAAGTGGCGATGATGACGCTGATGATGGTGGGTGGATTCATATTGATACAGTTGATCTTGATTGTGGTGCGCGGTCAATCATTTGGTAAATTAGTCATGGGCATCCGAGCGGTCAGCCAAAGCACAAAAAAAATTCCGCCTTTTACGTCATTAGTGGGTGTGCGCACGCTTCTGCTTGTGGTGATTTATTGGATAGCATCTGCGATGCCATTTAACCTGGCATTGGTACTGGTGGGTGTGAATTATTTTATGGCGTCGACGAATGATAAAAAGCAGGGCTGGCATGACAGAATTGCCAATACCATTGTGGTTAAGGCGCACCCAAGCCAGCTGGATAAAACCAAAAATAACACCCGTTCGGGCAGGTTGTGA
- a CDS encoding MFS transporter, with the protein MIKEIFFANPNVKRYAFFMLFFQMGMAISLASMPIYFKNENAISAYGMAYSVMAVTGAFSFVYGIFVDKIGFAKALLFALLLYALALSMRVFTHPVIAVMTAIIAGVGASTAILANRSWVLQISEDSTQNTTKLTAMRSMIVNIAMLVGTGLVSLAVYVFGSIYFWLLLMAGGFVFMSSVFAYQNIKFDKLKKVAIKPKEKISIKNILTLSTILFILSNFVVGFYVGLFKPYLILMFVEYGVSESKSVFIYLMTTVMSILVNMLLLKYNNKFKNMPFIGFFVAMMGYILSFLLMSFGLYYGLALWVLVLATLARSAFTGLSSSFEEVLEYEFLDKATLAMALGFTQTAFLAGDAVGSLVTSLWIVPKNIADYAQICLYCAVLAAVHMVIIFLLKLLIKR; encoded by the coding sequence ATGATTAAAGAAATTTTTTTTGCTAACCCAAATGTAAAGCGGTATGCTTTTTTTATGCTCTTTTTTCAGATGGGTATGGCAATATCACTGGCTTCTATGCCAATTTATTTTAAAAATGAAAACGCCATCTCCGCCTACGGAATGGCATATTCGGTTATGGCGGTAACAGGGGCGTTTTCTTTTGTTTATGGAATATTTGTAGATAAAATTGGTTTTGCCAAAGCCTTGTTATTTGCTTTATTATTATACGCCCTTGCTTTATCTATGCGGGTATTTACGCACCCAGTCATTGCGGTTATGACGGCAATAATCGCAGGTGTTGGTGCATCTACTGCCATTCTCGCCAATCGCTCTTGGGTTCTACAAATTTCTGAAGACAGTACCCAGAATACCACCAAATTAACCGCAATGCGTTCTATGATTGTCAATATTGCTATGTTGGTTGGGACGGGTCTTGTATCGTTGGCGGTGTATGTATTTGGTTCTATTTATTTTTGGTTATTGTTAATGGCAGGCGGTTTTGTTTTTATGTCAAGTGTGTTTGCCTATCAGAATATTAAGTTTGATAAATTGAAAAAGGTAGCAATTAAGCCGAAAGAAAAAATATCCATAAAAAATATTTTAACCTTATCTACTATTTTGTTTATTTTATCTAATTTTGTTGTTGGTTTTTATGTTGGTTTATTTAAGCCTTACTTGATTTTGATGTTTGTGGAGTATGGTGTTTCCGAATCTAAGTCGGTATTTATTTATCTGATGACGACCGTTATGTCTATTTTGGTAAATATGCTATTATTGAAATATAATAACAAATTTAAAAATATGCCTTTTATTGGATTTTTTGTTGCAATGATGGGTTATATTTTGTCTTTTTTGCTAATGTCTTTTGGCTTGTATTATGGTTTGGCTCTTTGGGTGCTGGTGTTAGCAACTTTGGCGAGAAGTGCATTTACTGGATTATCTTCATCTTTTGAAGAAGTATTAGAATATGAATTTCTTGATAAAGCAACTTTGGCGATGGCTTTGGGCTTTACCCAAACTGCTTTTTTGGCAGGAGATGCTGTTGGTTCATTGGTTACAAGTTTATGGATTGTACCAAAAAATATAGCAGATTATGCCCAGATTTGTTTATATTGTGCAGTATTGGCAGCTGTTCATATGGTGATTATTTTTTTGTTAAAGTTATTGATAAAAAGATAG
- a CDS encoding tetratricopeptide repeat protein, whose protein sequence is MVEVKKLELVVHHDTRNVIAFSSVKDLFRKLGLNEQNFDPSLSKSLYLFYPTDMVVKSNFYQCNLSLTEKIPLEQRIRYRTKNVLDSVYAKIIDYINKNIDGEKLSVYVVCNSYLDEFSQRFFEMAQKFGGWEVSCKIQHNYSLNSDKNQNDENLYNKLSTLKSNGKSDFDKGLYDDLINISLEYLNAGDALTAKNICNFVKNFYSDSDLWNTLSISEQMLRNPIMSEYYLDLILNNNNIEKYKNGSRYSKAMLYARVHSKELQSIEKSESLLNQAYNEITSSDEYLNNVPNAIFSALFNRNGYALILFRNNKIEEAKNLMIDCIAQIDNISIIDGEEKLELYCSVLVYNLAQCYERLGDYNNAIISLNKLLDKDKLMDTYYLDLARVYGYLNDIDSAIFSCRQTTLINPYSHQNWANLAYWQLQKTLYLDSAFNYYYAYKLCLDPKKSLMYLNDALYSKILSKEQDCCPDLEAVLKNFVTNKELFGFDESEVVKSFSLLAETELCKGNQKQALDYLSLALVKFPNNNILKQNYEFLSSLYFE, encoded by the coding sequence ATGGTTGAAGTTAAAAAATTGGAATTGGTTGTTCATCACGATACTAGAAATGTCATTGCTTTCTCTTCTGTAAAAGATTTGTTTAGAAAACTGGGTCTGAATGAACAAAACTTTGATCCAAGTCTATCTAAAAGTCTATATCTGTTTTATCCCACTGATATGGTTGTAAAATCTAATTTTTATCAGTGCAATCTTAGTTTGACAGAAAAAATTCCTTTGGAGCAAAGAATTCGTTATAGAACCAAAAATGTTTTGGATTCGGTATACGCTAAGATTATTGACTATATCAACAAAAACATTGATGGAGAAAAATTATCTGTCTATGTTGTATGCAACTCTTATTTGGATGAATTTAGCCAGAGGTTTTTTGAGATGGCTCAAAAATTTGGCGGTTGGGAGGTTTCCTGTAAAATTCAGCATAATTACTCTTTAAATTCAGATAAAAATCAAAATGATGAAAATTTATATAATAAATTAAGTACACTAAAATCCAATGGAAAAAGTGATTTTGATAAGGGTTTGTATGATGATTTAATTAATATCTCACTTGAATATTTAAATGCTGGCGATGCTTTGACTGCAAAAAATATCTGTAATTTTGTTAAGAATTTTTATAGCGATTCTGATTTATGGAATACTCTTTCTATATCTGAACAAATGCTAAGAAATCCAATAATGTCTGAATATTATTTAGATTTAATATTAAATAACAATAATATTGAAAAATACAAAAATGGTTCTAGATATTCTAAGGCTATGCTATATGCTAGAGTACACAGTAAAGAACTTCAAAGTATAGAAAAGTCAGAGTCTTTATTGAATCAAGCCTATAATGAAATTACAAGCTCTGATGAGTATCTAAATAATGTTCCAAATGCAATTTTTTCAGCTTTATTTAATCGTAATGGGTATGCTTTGATTTTATTTCGAAATAATAAAATAGAAGAGGCAAAAAATTTAATGATAGATTGTATTGCTCAAATTGACAATATATCGATCATTGATGGAGAAGAAAAATTAGAATTGTATTGTTCTGTTTTGGTGTACAATTTGGCTCAATGTTATGAAAGGCTTGGCGATTATAATAATGCCATCATCTCTTTAAATAAACTTTTGGATAAAGATAAGTTAATGGATACTTATTATTTGGATTTGGCAAGAGTTTATGGTTATTTAAATGATATAGATTCTGCGATTTTTAGTTGCAGACAGACAACATTAATCAACCCTTACAGTCATCAAAACTGGGCAAACCTTGCTTATTGGCAATTACAAAAAACATTGTATTTAGATTCAGCATTTAACTATTATTATGCTTATAAATTGTGTCTTGATCCTAAAAAGTCTTTAATGTATCTAAATGATGCTCTCTACTCAAAAATTTTATCCAAAGAACAAGATTGTTGTCCTGATTTAGAAGCGGTGTTAAAGAATTTTGTAACAAATAAAGAATTATTTGGCTTTGATGAAAGTGAGGTTGTAAAGTCTTTTAGTTTATTGGCGGAAACAGAGTTGTGTAAAGGTAATCAGAAGCAAGCCCTTGATTATTTATCATTAGCACTGGTTAAATTTCCCAATAATAACATTTTAAAACAAAACTATGAATTTTTAAGTTCTTTATATTTTGAATAA